One Pseudomonadota bacterium genomic window carries:
- a CDS encoding diguanylate cyclase, with amino-acid sequence MSRPKRISNDTTQVIRLDQGTRARLTGRKELGTLTLLTGANPGAVYTLDKARTIIGRSPDAEIRITDEGLSRRHACVIDERGCFFVEDTGSTNGTYLNGERISQRRTLNDGDRIQVGGATVLRFDLQDALEQNAAKQVYESTLRDPLTGVQNRRSLDQRLRGEFAFAVRHGSPLAVMVIDIDHFKRINDTEGHQAGDAVLRSLATMLQQTVRTEDMLARYGGEEFLVVARGIDREGVAVLAERLRRSIEKLSIAWAGTRLSVTVSIGVSCMAPDHAVPGPETLVAQADAALYRAKNAGRNRVELA; translated from the coding sequence GTGTCCAGGCCCAAGCGCATCTCGAACGACACTACTCAGGTCATCCGGTTGGACCAGGGGACCCGCGCGCGCCTGACGGGTCGCAAGGAGCTCGGGACGCTCACGCTGCTGACGGGGGCGAACCCCGGAGCCGTCTATACCCTCGATAAAGCCCGTACGATCATCGGGCGCAGCCCCGATGCGGAAATTCGGATTACCGATGAAGGGCTGTCGCGGCGTCACGCGTGTGTCATCGACGAGCGTGGTTGCTTCTTCGTGGAGGACACCGGGAGCACCAACGGCACCTACCTGAACGGCGAGCGCATCTCGCAGCGGCGAACGCTGAACGATGGCGACCGAATCCAAGTCGGAGGGGCGACGGTGCTGCGTTTCGATCTACAAGACGCGCTCGAACAAAACGCAGCCAAGCAGGTCTACGAATCGACCCTGCGCGATCCACTGACCGGAGTGCAGAACCGGCGCAGCCTCGACCAGCGGCTGCGGGGGGAATTCGCCTTTGCCGTGCGGCACGGGTCGCCGCTCGCGGTCATGGTCATCGATATCGACCATTTCAAACGCATCAACGACACCGAGGGTCACCAGGCAGGCGATGCGGTCCTCAGGAGCCTCGCGACCATGTTGCAGCAGACGGTCCGCACCGAGGACATGCTCGCGCGCTACGGTGGGGAAGAGTTCCTCGTGGTCGCCCGAGGCATCGATCGCGAAGGCGTCGCAGTGCTGGCCGAGCGGCTTCGGAGGAGCATCGAGAAGCTGTCTATCGCGTGGGCGGGCACACGCCTGTCGGTGACGGTCAGCATCGGGGTGTCATGCATGGCGCCCGACCACGCCGTGCCTGGTCCGGAGACGCTGGTCGCACAAGCCGATGCCGCGCTGTACAGGGCAAAGAACGCCGGTCGCAACCGGGTCGAGCTTGCCTGA
- a CDS encoding tetratricopeptide repeat protein — protein sequence MNERGSKRLAMLERLIASGSDDPFVWYGRALELRSQGRLDDAVTALADVANRYPDYVPTFLMGGQVAQSLGRPGEARKWLEQGLSVASAADDTHTVAELEAALAALDSDQD from the coding sequence GTGAATGAGCGCGGAAGCAAGCGATTGGCCATGCTCGAGCGGCTCATCGCTTCCGGTTCCGACGACCCCTTCGTATGGTATGGGCGCGCCTTGGAGCTGCGCTCGCAGGGCCGGTTGGACGATGCCGTGACGGCCCTCGCTGACGTGGCGAACAGATACCCGGACTACGTGCCCACCTTCCTTATGGGCGGGCAGGTGGCCCAAAGCCTGGGGCGTCCTGGCGAGGCGCGCAAATGGCTCGAGCAGGGCCTGAGCGTCGCAAGTGCCGCGGACGACACCCACACGGTTGCAGAGCTCGAGGCTGCGTTGGCCGCGCTCGATTCGGACCAGGATTAG
- the hpt gene encoding hypoxanthine phosphoribosyltransferase codes for MRKPPRVLLDADTLAKRVRELGTHVSDDYRERRLTVVPVLTGSFVFAADLVRWLSVPVAVDFLGLRSYGNATETTGVVQITRDLTESIQGKDVLVVEDIVDTGLTMDYLLRNLKTRGPRSVRVAALLHKRSRERVSVTIDYLGFAIEDVFVVGYGMDCAGEFRNLPYVGVFAPETESE; via the coding sequence ATGAGGAAACCACCGAGGGTGCTGCTGGACGCGGACACGTTGGCGAAACGTGTACGCGAGCTCGGGACACACGTGAGTGATGATTACCGCGAGCGTCGGCTCACGGTAGTGCCCGTGCTGACGGGGAGCTTCGTGTTTGCGGCAGACCTGGTGCGTTGGCTGAGCGTTCCGGTGGCGGTCGATTTCCTGGGCTTGCGCAGCTACGGCAACGCCACCGAAACGACGGGCGTGGTGCAGATCACACGCGATTTGACCGAGTCGATTCAGGGTAAGGATGTGCTGGTAGTGGAGGATATTGTGGACACCGGCCTCACGATGGACTACCTGCTACGCAACCTGAAGACCCGAGGACCCCGCAGCGTGCGTGTCGCAGCCCTGTTGCACAAACGAAGCCGAGAGCGCGTAAGCGTGACGATCGACTACCTCGGCTTCGCGATCGAAGACGTGTTCGTCGTTGGCTATGGCATGGACTGCGCCGGCGAGTTCCGCAATCTGCCCTATGTGGGCGTTTTCGCACCAGAGACCGAAAGTGAATGA
- a CDS encoding flagellar biosynthetic protein FliR codes for MEAELDLLLTELGASSWTEVASATVLVLARTAPLTVLCPWLLPAVPSWIRASAALVLCAALLPSALASAKEIPSSALLLSLLGTREVLVGILFALASSLPLLALGWAGRLIDLWRGALLSDCSASTEQTLASPLEQLYRSAGAALFVLLAGHLMALGAFADSFGALPLGATQSTLSLDSVALDLTKLVGAALAFATRLAAPVAVALLGVDVCAAILSRAVEGFAAHFVLLPLRAGAGLAVALLGITLTFDAFSEVIDDGIRVATKLLGGLTGD; via the coding sequence ATGGAGGCCGAGCTTGATCTGTTGCTGACGGAGTTGGGCGCGAGCAGCTGGACCGAGGTGGCTTCGGCGACTGTGCTCGTGTTGGCCCGCACCGCGCCGCTGACTGTTCTTTGTCCCTGGCTGCTGCCGGCCGTACCCTCGTGGATCCGGGCCAGTGCGGCCCTCGTCTTGTGCGCGGCGTTGCTGCCTTCGGCGCTCGCCTCTGCCAAGGAGATTCCATCGAGCGCCCTGCTGCTGTCCCTGCTTGGGACCCGTGAGGTCTTGGTGGGCATCCTCTTCGCGCTCGCCAGCTCGCTTCCGCTGCTGGCCCTGGGTTGGGCGGGCCGTCTCATCGACCTCTGGCGCGGCGCCCTCTTGTCCGATTGTTCCGCAAGCACGGAGCAGACACTTGCGAGCCCGCTCGAGCAGCTCTATCGAAGCGCGGGCGCCGCCTTGTTCGTGCTGTTGGCGGGCCATCTCATGGCCCTGGGTGCATTCGCCGACTCGTTCGGCGCGCTGCCGCTGGGAGCGACCCAGTCGACCTTGTCGCTTGACAGCGTGGCACTCGATCTGACCAAGCTCGTTGGCGCAGCCTTGGCCTTCGCCACCCGCCTGGCTGCCCCGGTGGCTGTTGCCCTGCTAGGGGTGGACGTTTGTGCGGCCATCTTGAGTCGAGCGGTAGAGGGCTTCGCCGCACACTTTGTCTTGCTGCCGCTGCGAGCAGGGGCTGGGCTTGCGGTGGCCCTCTTGGGCATCACACTGACGTTCGACGCGTTCTCGGAGGTCATCGACGATGGCATCCGTGTCGCCACAAAGCTGCTCGGCGGCTTGACCGGGGACTAG
- the fliQ gene encoding flagellar biosynthesis protein FliQ yields MQSLDLSRVAVDGLYLALMISAPVLVASFLVGLVVAVLQAATQIQDTTLTFVPKLLVVAAVVALVGDWMGGELARFAVELWHWIPRAAA; encoded by the coding sequence ATGCAGAGCCTGGACCTCAGTCGCGTGGCGGTGGACGGGCTGTACCTGGCGCTGATGATCTCCGCCCCGGTCCTTGTCGCGAGCTTCCTGGTCGGACTCGTTGTCGCGGTGCTCCAGGCTGCCACGCAGATCCAGGACACCACGCTCACGTTCGTTCCCAAGCTCTTGGTCGTGGCCGCCGTGGTCGCCCTTGTGGGTGACTGGATGGGAGGCGAGCTTGCTCGCTTCGCCGTCGAGCTGTGGCACTGGATTCCCCGAGCAGCGGCCTAG
- a CDS encoding cytochrome c, whose amino-acid sequence MRSVEVTQALAAQGKTLFNACTACHGGNGEGKTGIGPRLNSDSFLAAASDEMLVRTISEGRSGTTMIPWKTGLKPEQINAIVAYIRSWKDVPPAKLDQAPLHGDTEAGKRLFQSICSACHGRTGAGYQETANGTGIGRRAFLTQVSDGYLRYIIRHGKSATKMRGFAENSKVAVANLTDAQIENIISYLRHYAW is encoded by the coding sequence ATGCGCTCGGTCGAGGTCACACAGGCACTCGCCGCCCAGGGCAAGACCTTGTTCAACGCCTGCACGGCCTGCCATGGCGGCAACGGCGAAGGCAAGACCGGCATTGGACCGCGTCTCAACAGCGACAGTTTTCTGGCCGCAGCCAGCGATGAAATGCTTGTTAGGACCATCAGCGAGGGGCGCAGCGGAACGACCATGATTCCGTGGAAGACGGGTCTGAAACCGGAGCAAATCAATGCCATCGTTGCCTACATCCGCTCCTGGAAGGATGTGCCTCCGGCCAAACTCGACCAAGCGCCACTGCACGGCGATACAGAGGCGGGAAAGAGGCTGTTCCAGAGTATCTGCTCGGCTTGTCATGGCCGCACCGGCGCAGGATATCAGGAGACGGCCAACGGTACGGGCATCGGTCGCAGGGCCTTCCTGACCCAGGTATCCGATGGCTATCTAAGGTACATCATCCGACACGGCAAAAGCGCCACCAAGATGCGTGGATTTGCGGAGAATAGCAAGGTTGCCGTGGCAAATTTAACCGACGCTCAAATCGAGAATATTATCAGTTATCTGCGCCACTACGCGTGGTAG